The following are encoded in a window of Bacillus sp. es.036 genomic DNA:
- a CDS encoding aldehyde dehydrogenase, translated as MENYQELTLKQQSYFRSGKTKDVSFRIDALTKLKELMSSHEQDIIAALKADLNKPETETKRAEIGLVLGEINFMIENLSAWSTPNKVETPSTHAGATSFIVPEPYGSALVIAPWNYPVQLAVAPLAGAIAAGNCAVLKPSELTPHTSNLLAKMINENFPEEYLRVVEGEVETSTALLKEKFDYIFFTGSTGVGKIVAGAAAKNLTPVTLELGGKSPAIVHEDADLEEAAARIARGKFANAGQTCVAPDYLLVHRKVKDQLVSKMKEVITNTYGENVSENLEFPHVVSERHFDRLNEFLSNGEVVAGGNADKSRLFIEPTILDHISWDDPVMQDEIFGPILPVLVYDEIAEAIDAVVERPKPLALYLFSDNEQVQDDVLNTISFGGGAINDTINHMTSHHLPFGGVGNSGMGAYHGKASFDTFSHFKSILKRSNK; from the coding sequence ATGGAAAACTATCAAGAACTTACATTAAAGCAACAATCCTACTTCAGAAGCGGGAAAACAAAAGATGTATCATTTCGAATAGATGCGTTAACAAAATTAAAAGAGCTCATGTCATCTCATGAACAAGACATTATTGCTGCTCTAAAAGCAGATTTAAATAAACCTGAAACAGAAACAAAGCGCGCGGAGATTGGTCTTGTTTTAGGGGAAATTAATTTCATGATTGAGAATTTATCTGCGTGGTCAACACCAAATAAAGTGGAAACACCATCCACTCATGCAGGAGCAACAAGCTTCATTGTTCCTGAACCATACGGCTCAGCACTCGTCATTGCACCATGGAACTATCCGGTACAACTTGCCGTTGCACCGCTAGCTGGAGCGATTGCCGCTGGAAACTGTGCTGTCTTAAAACCATCAGAGTTAACACCACATACTTCTAATCTTTTAGCTAAGATGATTAATGAGAATTTCCCTGAAGAATACTTGCGCGTTGTTGAAGGGGAAGTAGAAACAAGCACGGCTCTTCTCAAAGAGAAATTTGATTATATCTTCTTTACTGGTAGTACCGGCGTGGGAAAAATTGTGGCAGGAGCGGCTGCTAAGAATTTAACACCAGTGACACTTGAGTTAGGTGGAAAAAGTCCTGCTATCGTGCATGAAGATGCTGACCTTGAGGAAGCAGCAGCGCGAATTGCCCGCGGTAAATTTGCGAATGCGGGTCAAACGTGTGTAGCACCTGACTATCTTCTTGTCCATCGAAAGGTAAAAGATCAGTTGGTTAGCAAAATGAAAGAAGTGATCACCAACACTTACGGAGAGAACGTTTCAGAAAACCTTGAATTCCCCCACGTAGTAAGTGAACGTCATTTTGATCGTTTGAATGAATTCTTGAGTAATGGAGAAGTAGTCGCTGGAGGTAACGCTGACAAATCACGCTTATTCATCGAACCAACAATATTAGATCATATTTCATGGGATGATCCTGTGATGCAAGATGAGATCTTTGGACCTATTCTACCTGTTCTTGTTTATGACGAAATTGCAGAAGCGATTGATGCTGTCGTTGAACGTCCAAAGCCACTAGCACTCTATCTTTTCTCTGATAATGAACAGGTACAAGATGACGTATTAAATACCATTTCATTTGGTGGCGGAGCAATCAATGATACGATCAATCACATGACTTCTCACCACCTTCCATTTGGCGGTGTAGGGAATAGCGGTATGGGAGCTTACCATGGGAAAGCTAGTTTTGATACGTTCTCACACTTCAAGAGCATTTTGAAACGCTCAAATAAGTAA
- a CDS encoding SDR family oxidoreductase, protein MKVLIVGANGQIGKHLTSFIKEHNDLEAKVMIRKEEQASYFKDLGAETAVVDLEEDINAIAKAAEGVDAIVFTAGSGPNTGADKTMLVDLDGAVKTIEAAKVAGVKRFVMISSYDTTREAIQSAPSSFSPYVAAKHYADEWLRATDLDYTIIHPGALTNDQGIGKVNAATRVERNEIPREDVASVIIATLENDATIGKEFQVVTGTEPIKESIHSL, encoded by the coding sequence ATGAAAGTACTTATAGTTGGAGCAAATGGTCAGATTGGGAAGCATTTAACTTCCTTTATTAAAGAGCATAACGATCTAGAAGCGAAAGTAATGATTCGTAAGGAAGAGCAGGCTTCTTACTTTAAGGATTTAGGCGCAGAAACTGCTGTGGTTGATTTAGAGGAAGATATTAACGCGATCGCGAAAGCTGCTGAAGGCGTGGATGCGATTGTCTTTACAGCAGGTTCCGGTCCAAATACCGGTGCTGATAAAACAATGCTGGTTGATTTAGATGGTGCTGTAAAAACAATTGAAGCAGCGAAAGTAGCTGGCGTAAAACGGTTTGTAATGATTAGTTCTTATGACACAACGCGTGAAGCGATTCAGTCTGCTCCATCTTCATTTTCACCTTATGTAGCAGCGAAGCACTATGCAGATGAATGGTTGCGAGCAACGGATTTAGATTATACGATCATCCATCCAGGTGCCTTAACGAATGATCAGGGAATCGGTAAGGTCAACGCTGCTACTAGAGTAGAAAGAAATGAAATACCTCGAGAAGATGTTGCGAGTGTGATCATAGCGACGCTCGAAAATGATGCAACGATTGGCAAGGAATTTCAAGTCGTGACAGGAACGGAGCCAATTAAAGAAAGCATCCATTCACTTTAA
- a CDS encoding YjcZ family sporulation protein, whose product MSYGYGCGNQVGGAGYGGCGNQVGGARYGNGFALIVVLFILLIIVGAAFVNGKDC is encoded by the coding sequence ATGAGTTATGGTTACGGATGTGGAAACCAGGTTGGTGGCGCTGGATACGGCGGTTGCGGAAACCAAGTTGGTGGCGCTCGTTACGGGAATGGCTTTGCGCTAATCGTTGTATTGTTCATTCTTCTTATCATCGTTGGCGCTGCTTTCGTTAATGGAAAAGACTGCTAA
- a CDS encoding SDR family NAD(P)-dependent oxidoreductase, with product MTANRVVVITGGASGIGRQTCLKFARKGDQVVVADFDEKKGTETVELIEAEGGAALFVKTDVSRYEDVEALIEKTVEQFGTIDVMFNNAGIGRPTPLPEFDLEDYHKVIDINQHGVAYGIMAAAKKMKALNVKGVIINTTSVFGVLASPATFAYHATKGAVNMMTKSAALDLAPYGIRVVGVAPGVVDTPIVQGYRDKGLIDGMKAKVIGNKLTDPEQLADAVYLLSLEEASAINGSVVMADEGYASFK from the coding sequence ATGACTGCAAATAGAGTAGTAGTAATTACAGGTGGAGCGAGTGGAATTGGGAGACAAACATGTTTAAAGTTCGCAAGGAAAGGTGATCAAGTCGTTGTTGCTGATTTTGATGAAAAGAAAGGTACTGAAACAGTTGAATTAATTGAAGCAGAAGGTGGAGCTGCACTCTTTGTGAAGACAGACGTTTCGCGTTATGAAGATGTGGAAGCGCTTATCGAAAAAACTGTTGAACAATTCGGGACGATCGACGTGATGTTTAATAACGCCGGAATTGGACGTCCTACCCCTCTTCCGGAATTTGATTTAGAAGATTATCATAAAGTAATCGACATTAACCAGCACGGCGTCGCGTATGGAATTATGGCTGCCGCTAAAAAGATGAAGGCTTTAAATGTGAAAGGCGTCATCATCAATACAACATCTGTTTTTGGTGTCCTCGCTTCGCCAGCCACTTTCGCTTACCATGCAACAAAAGGGGCGGTCAATATGATGACGAAATCAGCTGCGCTTGATTTAGCACCATACGGCATCCGCGTTGTTGGTGTCGCACCTGGCGTTGTCGATACGCCAATCGTTCAAGGATATCGTGATAAAGGCTTAATCGACGGTATGAAAGCAAAAGTTATCGGCAATAAACTCACAGATCCCGAGCAGCTAGCCGACGCAGTTTACCTTCTTTCATTAGAAGAAGCTAGTGCGATAAACGGCAGTGTCGTCATGGCTGATGAAGGATACGCTTCATTTAAATAG
- a CDS encoding LysR family transcriptional regulator, with the protein MNIEQMAYIVTVANTGSLSKAAEELHISLSAISQSISKLENEIGLKIFVRNRAGAALTSQGEQIVSKAREVITKMEEVREEVNRQLDMLSGELKIATIPGPIHLLVDVVSRFKRAYPNVKLEIYENGPVKIIEELYQKQLDLGLILISERLIQKHNMLSFEKVRDGKMVVGVRKESPLASKKTIKPEDLIHETLVLYDDAYIEQFVAETLSQFGSPDILFTTNNTDAIKNAVKRGIAVTLGIDYSFGNRHIRERDIVMVEIEEGEQENVFLALVRHREGQANRVRREFEASIKKYF; encoded by the coding sequence ATGAATATCGAACAAATGGCGTATATCGTTACAGTGGCAAACACGGGATCACTATCGAAGGCTGCGGAAGAACTACACATCAGCTTATCGGCTATCAGCCAATCAATAAGTAAGTTAGAGAACGAAATAGGTTTGAAAATATTTGTGCGTAATCGAGCAGGCGCGGCTCTAACTTCCCAAGGCGAGCAAATTGTATCGAAGGCGAGAGAAGTCATAACAAAGATGGAAGAAGTAAGAGAAGAAGTAAACCGTCAACTAGATATGTTGAGTGGTGAATTAAAGATCGCTACGATTCCAGGACCGATTCATTTGTTAGTTGACGTTGTTTCACGTTTTAAAAGAGCGTATCCCAATGTGAAACTAGAGATCTATGAGAATGGACCGGTAAAAATAATTGAAGAACTGTATCAAAAGCAGTTGGATTTAGGGCTTATTTTAATATCGGAGCGGCTTATTCAAAAACATAACATGCTTTCTTTTGAAAAAGTAAGGGATGGAAAAATGGTCGTAGGGGTAAGAAAGGAATCACCTCTAGCTAGCAAAAAGACGATTAAACCAGAGGATCTTATTCATGAGACGCTCGTTCTTTACGATGATGCTTATATCGAACAATTTGTGGCAGAAACGTTATCGCAATTTGGTTCGCCTGATATTTTGTTTACTACAAACAATACAGATGCAATAAAAAATGCTGTTAAGAGAGGGATTGCAGTAACCCTTGGAATTGACTATTCGTTTGGGAACAGGCATATAAGAGAGCGTGACATTGTTATGGTAGAGATTGAGGAAGGGGAGCAAGAAAATGTGTTCCTTGCTCTTGTGCGTCATCGTGAAGGACAAGCGAATCGTGTTAGACGAGAGTTCGAAGCGAGTATAAAAAAGTATTTTTAA
- a CDS encoding response regulator transcription factor, with protein MIRIVLAEDQRMLLGALGSLLDLEEGMEVVGQATNGEEAISLVKELKPDICIMDIEMPLKSGLDAAEELSSVSCKIIILTTFARAGYFERARKAGVSGYLLKDSPSDELASSIRKIIEGQRIFAPELVDLAFGNENPLTEREKQVIQLMADGKNTKDISSELYITPGTVRNYISVILDKLEVTNRIEAISRFKEKGWFK; from the coding sequence GTGATACGCATCGTACTTGCAGAAGACCAACGTATGCTCCTTGGAGCGCTTGGCTCTCTACTCGATCTAGAAGAAGGAATGGAAGTCGTCGGCCAGGCAACAAATGGTGAAGAAGCGATCTCTTTAGTGAAAGAATTAAAGCCCGATATATGTATTATGGACATTGAAATGCCACTGAAAAGCGGACTCGATGCTGCGGAAGAATTAAGTAGTGTATCGTGCAAAATCATTATTCTTACCACTTTTGCACGCGCCGGTTATTTTGAAAGAGCACGTAAAGCTGGGGTTAGTGGGTATTTATTAAAAGATAGTCCAAGTGATGAATTAGCTAGCTCGATTCGTAAAATCATAGAAGGTCAGCGAATTTTTGCTCCAGAGCTAGTCGATCTCGCTTTTGGGAATGAAAACCCACTAACGGAACGCGAAAAGCAGGTAATCCAGCTGATGGCTGATGGTAAAAACACGAAAGATATCTCAAGTGAACTTTATATTACTCCAGGTACCGTTCGTAATTATATTTCCGTCATTCTCGATAAATTAGAAGTCACAAACCGAATCGAAGCGATTTCACGTTTTAAAGAAAAAGGCTGGTTCAAATAA
- a CDS encoding sensor histidine kinase, with amino-acid sequence MQSWYHIIPKNTGISSYVWIIFCLLPFFFIFRSSSVIEITIGIFVILLFFLSYRLSFISNSKLVYLWVSIEMAISIVMTILFGYVYFALFLAFFIGSIENKAGFLSLYIVHLTTTIAATVIIFFTHDDTLLPQLPFIFICVLGVALLPFTIRYRNKQHHLEQQLQSANEKISQLMVIEERERIARDLHDTLGQKLSMIGLKSDLARKLIPVKPDAAINEIHDIRQTARTALKEVREMVSNMRGARLEDELIRVQQILQAAEMEFRLEGNPQLENTPLLAENVLSMCLKEAVTNIVKHSQASWCRVLVKQSQTEVLIQVEDNGIGIPEGTTSFQGHGLQGMRERLEFVNGTLEFHSSQGTTLNIRVPNVIQQNEQEGSV; translated from the coding sequence ATGCAAAGCTGGTATCACATCATTCCTAAGAACACCGGGATCAGTTCTTATGTTTGGATTATTTTTTGTTTGCTTCCCTTCTTTTTTATTTTCAGATCATCATCGGTTATTGAAATTACAATCGGTATTTTTGTCATACTTTTATTTTTCTTATCCTACCGTCTCTCTTTCATCTCTAATAGTAAATTGGTTTATTTATGGGTCAGTATTGAAATGGCGATTAGCATCGTAATGACAATTTTATTTGGGTACGTGTACTTCGCTCTATTTTTAGCGTTTTTCATTGGTAGCATTGAGAATAAAGCTGGTTTTCTCTCACTCTATATTGTTCATTTAACAACAACGATTGCAGCAACAGTCATTATTTTCTTTACACATGATGATACCTTGCTTCCACAGCTTCCGTTTATCTTCATCTGTGTGCTAGGCGTTGCTCTCCTTCCATTCACAATTCGGTACCGTAATAAGCAGCACCACCTCGAACAACAATTACAAAGCGCCAATGAGAAGATTTCACAATTAATGGTGATTGAAGAAAGAGAACGAATCGCACGTGATTTACATGATACACTTGGTCAAAAGCTTTCGATGATCGGTTTAAAAAGCGATTTAGCTCGAAAATTAATCCCAGTAAAACCTGATGCAGCTATTAATGAAATTCATGACATAAGACAGACTGCAAGAACCGCATTGAAAGAAGTTCGCGAAATGGTTTCAAATATGCGCGGAGCCAGGTTAGAGGATGAATTGATTCGCGTGCAACAAATCCTACAAGCGGCGGAAATGGAGTTTCGTCTTGAAGGGAATCCACAGCTCGAAAACACGCCATTGCTTGCCGAAAATGTTTTAAGTATGTGTCTGAAAGAAGCCGTAACAAATATCGTTAAACATAGCCAAGCTTCATGGTGCAGGGTTCTCGTGAAGCAATCCCAAACCGAAGTCCTGATCCAAGTTGAGGATAATGGTATTGGCATCCCCGAAGGAACGACGTCATTTCAAGGGCACGGACTTCAGGGGATGAGAGAACGATTAGAGTTCGTAAACGGAACTCTTGAATTTCACTCTTCACAAGGAACAACCTTAAACATTCGAGTACCAAATGTGATTCAACAAAATGAACAGGAGGGATCGGTGTGA
- a CDS encoding fatty acid desaturase, with the protein MNEQKQKQKELKKSVSTFAKPDTVVGVRQLLNTLLPFLLLWFLAYQSLSVSTWLAVPLAMIAGGFVVRIFIIFHDCTHGSFFKSQKANRIVGTISGIITLFPFEKWKREHNIHHATSGNLDKRGTGDIWVMTVEEYAQASFWGRLAYRLYRNPIVMFGLGPIYLFLIANRFNRKDAKRKERMSTYITNASIVAIYSLLILAIGWEAFLIIQLPILYVAGSLGIWLFYVQHQFEDSYYEDETEWDFVKAAVDGSSYYKLPKILQWVSGSIGYHHVHHLSPRVPNYHLEKAHESTPPLHKATTITLLSSLESIRFRLYDTKNKTFVTFKEVKPLLKNPGKLAMMNAKRPSFQEK; encoded by the coding sequence ATGAATGAACAAAAACAAAAACAAAAAGAATTGAAAAAAAGTGTATCAACTTTCGCAAAGCCCGACACGGTCGTAGGGGTACGACAGCTCTTGAACACCCTTCTTCCATTCTTATTGCTATGGTTTCTCGCTTACCAGAGCTTAAGCGTTTCTACCTGGCTAGCCGTTCCACTTGCGATGATTGCAGGAGGATTTGTTGTTCGAATCTTTATCATTTTTCACGACTGTACGCACGGTTCCTTCTTCAAAAGTCAAAAAGCAAACCGGATTGTTGGGACAATCTCTGGCATCATCACACTCTTTCCTTTTGAAAAATGGAAACGTGAGCATAACATCCACCATGCAACGAGCGGTAACTTAGATAAGCGCGGAACAGGTGACATCTGGGTGATGACGGTTGAAGAGTATGCCCAAGCTTCATTTTGGGGTAGACTTGCTTATCGTCTCTACCGTAACCCGATTGTGATGTTTGGTCTTGGTCCAATTTACTTGTTCCTTATCGCTAATCGTTTCAATCGTAAAGATGCGAAACGTAAAGAACGTATGAGCACATATATTACAAATGCATCCATTGTAGCGATTTATTCTCTTTTGATTCTCGCGATTGGATGGGAAGCGTTTTTAATTATTCAGCTACCAATCCTTTACGTAGCAGGCTCACTTGGAATTTGGTTGTTCTACGTACAGCACCAATTTGAGGACTCTTATTATGAAGATGAAACAGAATGGGATTTTGTAAAAGCTGCGGTTGATGGTAGTTCTTATTACAAGCTTCCAAAAATCCTTCAATGGGTATCCGGAAGCATCGGGTATCACCATGTACATCACTTAAGCCCAAGAGTACCTAACTATCATCTTGAGAAAGCGCATGAATCTACGCCACCATTGCATAAGGCGACGACAATTACGTTGTTATCAAGTCTTGAATCAATTCGATTCCGTCTCTATGATACAAAAAACAAAACATTTGTTACCTTTAAAGAAGTTAAACCACTTCTTAAAAACCCTGGCAAACTTGCAATGATGAATGCTAAAAGACCAAGCTTCCAGGAAAAATAA